From a single Podarcis raffonei isolate rPodRaf1 chromosome 10, rPodRaf1.pri, whole genome shotgun sequence genomic region:
- the DDX11 gene encoding ATP-dependent DNA helicase DDX11 isoform X3: protein MAGESQEEAKTRFPFPYVPYPIQEEFMAKLYQVLETGKIGIFESPTGTGKSLSLICGALSWLRDFEEKKRQEEARLLANGSNGKSAKEQPEKRSQASAGEPDWITQFVQKKEEREMVHRLKEEQVRRKKREERLEQIRHNAQLKYNSKRKRMEEEEAEQLLQLSKDMLSHPDELGTLEPLDRGEEDLILAEYESDEEKKVRSRLSEEDDDEDIEEEHVTKIYYCSRTHSQLAQFVHEVQKSPFGKETRLVSLGSRQNLCVNEDVRHLGAAQLINDRCMEMQKNKHEKSNAGEEAEGKKRRVSRTVCPFYSYEPMQLLRDEVLVEVKDIEQLVTLGKGMNACPYYGSRYAIPAAQLVVLPYQMLLHGATRSASGIKLKDQVVIIDEAHNLIDTLTCIYSAQVSGSQLCCAHSQLLQYMERYRKRLKAKNLMYIKQILFLLEKFVAVLGGNINQNPNTQSIPQAGVQLKSINDFLFQCQIDNINLFKVQHYCAKSLISRKLFGFVERYGASGALKTRKEDQKISGLQNFLQTLNKRQEKEGTQHSSPGEAEAEQPKMASPLMHIEGFLAALTNANQDGRVILTRQGTLALSSLKFLLLNPAVHFAQVLKECRAVVIAGGTMQPVADFREQLLVCAGVGADRIEEFSCGHVIPPDNILPIILCSGPSNQQLEFTYEKRGLPQMMAEVGRILCNLCNVVPGGVVCFFPSYEYEKQVYTHWEKTGVLTQLASKKKIFQEPKRANQVEQVLAEYAKCVKRCSQSGGPMTGALLFSVVGGKMSEGINFSDDLGRCVILVGMPYPNIKSPELQEKMAYLDKTMPKTAGQAPGRTLIENLCMKAVNQSIGRAIRHQKDFASIVLLDHRYARPAIFNKLPQWIKSRTQTKPVFGPAFAALRKFHVEKRSSCESLPFR, encoded by the exons ATGGCTGGGGAGAGCCAAGAAGAAGCCAAAACAAGGTTTCCATTTCCTTATGTGCCATACCCCATTCAAGAAGAATTCATGGCTAAACTTTATCAGGTCTTGGAGACTGGGAAGATTGGTATATTTGAAAGCCCAACTGGCACA gggaaATCTTTGAGTCTCATTTGTGGAGCCCTCTCGTGGCTCCGAGACTTTgaagagaaaaagagacaggAAGAGGCCCGTCTGCTGGCAAACGGAAGTAATGGAAAGAGTGCCAAAGAGCAGCCTGAGAAGCGAAGCCAGGCATCGGCCGGGGAGCCTGACTGGATCACCCAGTTTGTGCAGAAGAAAGAAGAACGGGAAATGGTCCACAGGCTGAAG GAGGAGCAGGTCAGGAGGAAGAAGCGAGAAGAACGTCTGGAGCAAATTCGCCACAACGCACAGCTGAAATACAATTCTAAAAGAAAG aggatggaggaggaagaggcagagcagCTACTCCAGCTCAGTAAGGACATGTTGTCTCACCCGGATGAGTTGGGTACTTTGGAGCCGTTGGATCGGGGTGAGGAAGATCTGATCCTTGCAGAGTATGAGAGCGATGAGGAGAAGAAAGTGCGAAGTAG GTTAAGTGAAGAAGACGATGATGAAGATATAGAGGAGGAGCATGTAACTAAG ATTTACTACTGCAGCCGAACACATTCGCAGCTGGCTCAGTTTGTGCATGAGGTTCAGAAGAGCCCTTTCGGCAAGGAGACGCGACTGGTCTCCTTGGGGTCTAGGCAG AACCTCTGTGTGAATGAGGACGTGAGGCACCTGGGAGCCGCCCAACTCATCAACGACCGTTGTATGGAGATGCAGAAGAATAAACATG AGAAGAGTAACGCAGGAGAGGAGGCAGAGGGGAAGAAAAGGCGAGTGAGCCGAACAGTTTGTCCATTTTACTCCTATGAGCCCATGCAGCTCCTTCGGGATGAAGTTCTGGTGGAGGTGAAAGATATCGAGCAGCTGGTGACTCTGGGGAAGGGAATGAACGCCTGCCCGTATTATGGAAGCCGATATGCTATCCCAGCTGCTCAG CTGGTGGTGTTGCCATATCAAATGCTTCTGCATGGAGCTACTAGAAGTGCGTCTGGGATCAAGCTGAAGGATCAGGTGGTGATCATTGACGAAGCCCACAATCTGATAGATACCCTCACCTGCATCTACAGTGCCCAGGTTAGCGGTTCTCAG CTGTGCTGCGCCCATTCCCAGCTGTTGCAGTACATGGAGCGCTACAG GAAGCGCTTGAAAGCAAAGAACCTGATGTACATTAAGCAGATTCTGTTTCTGCTGGAGAAGTTTGTGGCTGTTCTTGGAG GAAATATAAATCAGAATCCAAACActcagagcattccacaagcag GGGTGCAGCTGAAATCTATCAATGACTTTCTGTTCCAGTGCCAGATTGACAACATCAACCTCTTCAAG GTTCAACACTACTGTGCGAAAAGCCTCATCAGCAGGAAG CTCTTTGGCTTTGTCGAAAGGTACGGGGCGTCTGGAGCTCTGAAAACTCGGAAAGAAGACCAGAAGATATCGGGCTTGCAGAATTTCCTGCAAACTTTGAACAAGAGGCAAGAGAAGGAAG GGACTCAACACAGCTCCCCTGGAGAGGCTGAGGCTGAGCAGCCAAAAATGGCATCTCCCCTAATGCACATTGAGGGGTTCCTGGCTGCGCTCACAAAcgcaaaccaagatggaagaGTCATCCTCACCCGGCAAG GCACTTTAGCTCTGAGCAGCCTCAAGTTTCTTCTTCTGAATCCAGCGGTGCACTTTGCCCAGGTGCTGAAGGAGTGTCGGGCCGTGGTCATTGCTGGAGGCACCATGCAGCCG GTGGCCGATTTCCGGGAGCAGCTGCTTGTCTGCGCTGGTGTTGGTGCCGACAGGATCGAGGAGTTCTCCTGCG GTCACGTGATTCCCCCAGACAACATTTTACCCATCATCCTCTGCAGTGGCCCATCCAACCAGCAGCTGGAATTCACCTATGAGAAGCGAGGCCTACCTCAGATG ATGGCTGAGGTGGGACGGATCCTTTGCAACCTGTGCAACGTCGTccctgggggcgtggtgtgctTCTTCCCCTCTTACGAGTACGAGAAGCAGGTTTATACGCATTGGGAGAAGACCGGGGTGCTTACCCAGCTGGCCTCTAAAAAGAAG aTATTTCAGGAACCAAAGCGAGCAAACCAGGTGGAGCAGGTGTTGGCTGAATATGCCAAGTGCGTCAAG CGTTGCAGCCAGTCAGGAGGCCCCATGACAGGAGCGCTGCTGTTCTCTGTCGTTGGTGGGAAAATGAGCGAAGGAATCAATTTTTCTGATGacctgggaag GTGTGTGATCTTGGTGGGCATGCCTTACCCCAACATCAAGTCTCCAGAACTTCAAGAGAAAATGGCATACCTTGACAAGACTATG ccaaaaACTGCAGGCCAGGCACCAGGCAGAACTCTGATTGAGAACTTGTGCATGAAAGCAGTCAACCAGTCAATAG GGAGAGCAATTCGCCATCAAAAGGACTTTGCCAGCATTGTGCTCTTAGATCACAGGTATGCCCGCCCAGCTATTTTCAACAAACTACCTCAGTGGATCAAGAGCAGGACTCAGACCAAACCTGTCTTTGGGCCAGCCTTTGCAGCACTAAGAAAG TTTCATGTGGAGAAGAGATCAAGTTGTGAGTCTTTACCCTTCAGATAA
- the DDX11 gene encoding ATP-dependent DNA helicase DDX11 isoform X2, with protein sequence MGEGHHYHPPQGLPCARVMFYFSCVDNVLFARLCRNASLYIVRGKVIQNTSLWVSFSLQEMAGESQEEAKTRFPFPYVPYPIQEEFMAKLYQVLETGKIGIFESPTGTGKSLSLICGALSWLRDFEEKKRQEEARLLANGSNGKSAKEQPEKRSQASAGEPDWITQFVQKKEEREMVHRLKEEQVRRKKREERLEQIRHNAQLKYNSKRKRMEEEEAEQLLQLSKDMLSHPDELGTLEPLDRGEEDLILAEYESDEEKKVRSRLSEEDDDEDIEEEHVTKIYYCSRTHSQLAQFVHEVQKSPFGKETRLVSLGSRQNLCVNEDVRHLGAAQLINDRCMEMQKNKHEKSNAGEEAEGKKRRVSRTVCPFYSYEPMQLLRDEVLVEVKDIEQLVTLGKGMNACPYYGSRYAIPAAQLCCAHSQLLQYMERYRKRLKAKNLMYIKQILFLLEKFVAVLGGNINQNPNTQSIPQAGVQLKSINDFLFQCQIDNINLFKVQHYCAKSLISRKLFGFVERYGASGALKTRKEDQKISGLQNFLQTLNKRQEKEGTQHSSPGEAEAEQPKMASPLMHIEGFLAALTNANQDGRVILTRQGTLALSSLKFLLLNPAVHFAQVLKECRAVVIAGGTMQPVADFREQLLVCAGVGADRIEEFSCGHVIPPDNILPIILCSGPSNQQLEFTYEKRGLPQMMAEVGRILCNLCNVVPGGVVCFFPSYEYEKQVYTHWEKTGVLTQLASKKKIFQEPKRANQVEQVLAEYAKCVKRCSQSGGPMTGALLFSVVGGKMSEGINFSDDLGRCVILVGMPYPNIKSPELQEKMAYLDKTMPKTAGQAPGRTLIENLCMKAVNQSIGRAIRHQKDFASIVLLDHRYARPAIFNKLPQWIKSRTQTKPVFGPAFAALRKFHVEKRSSCESLPFR encoded by the exons ATGGGAGAGGGCCATCATTACCATCCTCCACAAGGCCTCCCTTGTGCtcgtgtaatgttttatttcagctGTGTTGATAATGTCCTTTTTGCCCGCCTTTGTAGAAATGCTAGTTTATATATAGTCAGGGGTAAAGTGATTCAGAATACTTCTTTATGGGTTTCTTTTTCATTGCAGGAGATGGCTGGGGAGAGCCAAGAAGAAGCCAAAACAAGGTTTCCATTTCCTTATGTGCCATACCCCATTCAAGAAGAATTCATGGCTAAACTTTATCAGGTCTTGGAGACTGGGAAGATTGGTATATTTGAAAGCCCAACTGGCACA gggaaATCTTTGAGTCTCATTTGTGGAGCCCTCTCGTGGCTCCGAGACTTTgaagagaaaaagagacaggAAGAGGCCCGTCTGCTGGCAAACGGAAGTAATGGAAAGAGTGCCAAAGAGCAGCCTGAGAAGCGAAGCCAGGCATCGGCCGGGGAGCCTGACTGGATCACCCAGTTTGTGCAGAAGAAAGAAGAACGGGAAATGGTCCACAGGCTGAAG GAGGAGCAGGTCAGGAGGAAGAAGCGAGAAGAACGTCTGGAGCAAATTCGCCACAACGCACAGCTGAAATACAATTCTAAAAGAAAG aggatggaggaggaagaggcagagcagCTACTCCAGCTCAGTAAGGACATGTTGTCTCACCCGGATGAGTTGGGTACTTTGGAGCCGTTGGATCGGGGTGAGGAAGATCTGATCCTTGCAGAGTATGAGAGCGATGAGGAGAAGAAAGTGCGAAGTAG GTTAAGTGAAGAAGACGATGATGAAGATATAGAGGAGGAGCATGTAACTAAG ATTTACTACTGCAGCCGAACACATTCGCAGCTGGCTCAGTTTGTGCATGAGGTTCAGAAGAGCCCTTTCGGCAAGGAGACGCGACTGGTCTCCTTGGGGTCTAGGCAG AACCTCTGTGTGAATGAGGACGTGAGGCACCTGGGAGCCGCCCAACTCATCAACGACCGTTGTATGGAGATGCAGAAGAATAAACATG AGAAGAGTAACGCAGGAGAGGAGGCAGAGGGGAAGAAAAGGCGAGTGAGCCGAACAGTTTGTCCATTTTACTCCTATGAGCCCATGCAGCTCCTTCGGGATGAAGTTCTGGTGGAGGTGAAAGATATCGAGCAGCTGGTGACTCTGGGGAAGGGAATGAACGCCTGCCCGTATTATGGAAGCCGATATGCTATCCCAGCTGCTCAG CTGTGCTGCGCCCATTCCCAGCTGTTGCAGTACATGGAGCGCTACAG GAAGCGCTTGAAAGCAAAGAACCTGATGTACATTAAGCAGATTCTGTTTCTGCTGGAGAAGTTTGTGGCTGTTCTTGGAG GAAATATAAATCAGAATCCAAACActcagagcattccacaagcag GGGTGCAGCTGAAATCTATCAATGACTTTCTGTTCCAGTGCCAGATTGACAACATCAACCTCTTCAAG GTTCAACACTACTGTGCGAAAAGCCTCATCAGCAGGAAG CTCTTTGGCTTTGTCGAAAGGTACGGGGCGTCTGGAGCTCTGAAAACTCGGAAAGAAGACCAGAAGATATCGGGCTTGCAGAATTTCCTGCAAACTTTGAACAAGAGGCAAGAGAAGGAAG GGACTCAACACAGCTCCCCTGGAGAGGCTGAGGCTGAGCAGCCAAAAATGGCATCTCCCCTAATGCACATTGAGGGGTTCCTGGCTGCGCTCACAAAcgcaaaccaagatggaagaGTCATCCTCACCCGGCAAG GCACTTTAGCTCTGAGCAGCCTCAAGTTTCTTCTTCTGAATCCAGCGGTGCACTTTGCCCAGGTGCTGAAGGAGTGTCGGGCCGTGGTCATTGCTGGAGGCACCATGCAGCCG GTGGCCGATTTCCGGGAGCAGCTGCTTGTCTGCGCTGGTGTTGGTGCCGACAGGATCGAGGAGTTCTCCTGCG GTCACGTGATTCCCCCAGACAACATTTTACCCATCATCCTCTGCAGTGGCCCATCCAACCAGCAGCTGGAATTCACCTATGAGAAGCGAGGCCTACCTCAGATG ATGGCTGAGGTGGGACGGATCCTTTGCAACCTGTGCAACGTCGTccctgggggcgtggtgtgctTCTTCCCCTCTTACGAGTACGAGAAGCAGGTTTATACGCATTGGGAGAAGACCGGGGTGCTTACCCAGCTGGCCTCTAAAAAGAAG aTATTTCAGGAACCAAAGCGAGCAAACCAGGTGGAGCAGGTGTTGGCTGAATATGCCAAGTGCGTCAAG CGTTGCAGCCAGTCAGGAGGCCCCATGACAGGAGCGCTGCTGTTCTCTGTCGTTGGTGGGAAAATGAGCGAAGGAATCAATTTTTCTGATGacctgggaag GTGTGTGATCTTGGTGGGCATGCCTTACCCCAACATCAAGTCTCCAGAACTTCAAGAGAAAATGGCATACCTTGACAAGACTATG ccaaaaACTGCAGGCCAGGCACCAGGCAGAACTCTGATTGAGAACTTGTGCATGAAAGCAGTCAACCAGTCAATAG GGAGAGCAATTCGCCATCAAAAGGACTTTGCCAGCATTGTGCTCTTAGATCACAGGTATGCCCGCCCAGCTATTTTCAACAAACTACCTCAGTGGATCAAGAGCAGGACTCAGACCAAACCTGTCTTTGGGCCAGCCTTTGCAGCACTAAGAAAG TTTCATGTGGAGAAGAGATCAAGTTGTGAGTCTTTACCCTTCAGATAA
- the DDX11 gene encoding ATP-dependent DNA helicase DDX11 isoform X1, whose translation MGEGHHYHPPQGLPCARVMFYFSCVDNVLFARLCRNASLYIVRGKVIQNTSLWVSFSLQEMAGESQEEAKTRFPFPYVPYPIQEEFMAKLYQVLETGKIGIFESPTGTGKSLSLICGALSWLRDFEEKKRQEEARLLANGSNGKSAKEQPEKRSQASAGEPDWITQFVQKKEEREMVHRLKEEQVRRKKREERLEQIRHNAQLKYNSKRKRMEEEEAEQLLQLSKDMLSHPDELGTLEPLDRGEEDLILAEYESDEEKKVRSRLSEEDDDEDIEEEHVTKIYYCSRTHSQLAQFVHEVQKSPFGKETRLVSLGSRQNLCVNEDVRHLGAAQLINDRCMEMQKNKHEKSNAGEEAEGKKRRVSRTVCPFYSYEPMQLLRDEVLVEVKDIEQLVTLGKGMNACPYYGSRYAIPAAQLVVLPYQMLLHGATRSASGIKLKDQVVIIDEAHNLIDTLTCIYSAQVSGSQLCCAHSQLLQYMERYRKRLKAKNLMYIKQILFLLEKFVAVLGGNINQNPNTQSIPQAGVQLKSINDFLFQCQIDNINLFKVQHYCAKSLISRKLFGFVERYGASGALKTRKEDQKISGLQNFLQTLNKRQEKEGTQHSSPGEAEAEQPKMASPLMHIEGFLAALTNANQDGRVILTRQGTLALSSLKFLLLNPAVHFAQVLKECRAVVIAGGTMQPVADFREQLLVCAGVGADRIEEFSCGHVIPPDNILPIILCSGPSNQQLEFTYEKRGLPQMMAEVGRILCNLCNVVPGGVVCFFPSYEYEKQVYTHWEKTGVLTQLASKKKIFQEPKRANQVEQVLAEYAKCVKRCSQSGGPMTGALLFSVVGGKMSEGINFSDDLGRCVILVGMPYPNIKSPELQEKMAYLDKTMPKTAGQAPGRTLIENLCMKAVNQSIGRAIRHQKDFASIVLLDHRYARPAIFNKLPQWIKSRTQTKPVFGPAFAALRKFHVEKRSSCESLPFR comes from the exons ATGGGAGAGGGCCATCATTACCATCCTCCACAAGGCCTCCCTTGTGCtcgtgtaatgttttatttcagctGTGTTGATAATGTCCTTTTTGCCCGCCTTTGTAGAAATGCTAGTTTATATATAGTCAGGGGTAAAGTGATTCAGAATACTTCTTTATGGGTTTCTTTTTCATTGCAGGAGATGGCTGGGGAGAGCCAAGAAGAAGCCAAAACAAGGTTTCCATTTCCTTATGTGCCATACCCCATTCAAGAAGAATTCATGGCTAAACTTTATCAGGTCTTGGAGACTGGGAAGATTGGTATATTTGAAAGCCCAACTGGCACA gggaaATCTTTGAGTCTCATTTGTGGAGCCCTCTCGTGGCTCCGAGACTTTgaagagaaaaagagacaggAAGAGGCCCGTCTGCTGGCAAACGGAAGTAATGGAAAGAGTGCCAAAGAGCAGCCTGAGAAGCGAAGCCAGGCATCGGCCGGGGAGCCTGACTGGATCACCCAGTTTGTGCAGAAGAAAGAAGAACGGGAAATGGTCCACAGGCTGAAG GAGGAGCAGGTCAGGAGGAAGAAGCGAGAAGAACGTCTGGAGCAAATTCGCCACAACGCACAGCTGAAATACAATTCTAAAAGAAAG aggatggaggaggaagaggcagagcagCTACTCCAGCTCAGTAAGGACATGTTGTCTCACCCGGATGAGTTGGGTACTTTGGAGCCGTTGGATCGGGGTGAGGAAGATCTGATCCTTGCAGAGTATGAGAGCGATGAGGAGAAGAAAGTGCGAAGTAG GTTAAGTGAAGAAGACGATGATGAAGATATAGAGGAGGAGCATGTAACTAAG ATTTACTACTGCAGCCGAACACATTCGCAGCTGGCTCAGTTTGTGCATGAGGTTCAGAAGAGCCCTTTCGGCAAGGAGACGCGACTGGTCTCCTTGGGGTCTAGGCAG AACCTCTGTGTGAATGAGGACGTGAGGCACCTGGGAGCCGCCCAACTCATCAACGACCGTTGTATGGAGATGCAGAAGAATAAACATG AGAAGAGTAACGCAGGAGAGGAGGCAGAGGGGAAGAAAAGGCGAGTGAGCCGAACAGTTTGTCCATTTTACTCCTATGAGCCCATGCAGCTCCTTCGGGATGAAGTTCTGGTGGAGGTGAAAGATATCGAGCAGCTGGTGACTCTGGGGAAGGGAATGAACGCCTGCCCGTATTATGGAAGCCGATATGCTATCCCAGCTGCTCAG CTGGTGGTGTTGCCATATCAAATGCTTCTGCATGGAGCTACTAGAAGTGCGTCTGGGATCAAGCTGAAGGATCAGGTGGTGATCATTGACGAAGCCCACAATCTGATAGATACCCTCACCTGCATCTACAGTGCCCAGGTTAGCGGTTCTCAG CTGTGCTGCGCCCATTCCCAGCTGTTGCAGTACATGGAGCGCTACAG GAAGCGCTTGAAAGCAAAGAACCTGATGTACATTAAGCAGATTCTGTTTCTGCTGGAGAAGTTTGTGGCTGTTCTTGGAG GAAATATAAATCAGAATCCAAACActcagagcattccacaagcag GGGTGCAGCTGAAATCTATCAATGACTTTCTGTTCCAGTGCCAGATTGACAACATCAACCTCTTCAAG GTTCAACACTACTGTGCGAAAAGCCTCATCAGCAGGAAG CTCTTTGGCTTTGTCGAAAGGTACGGGGCGTCTGGAGCTCTGAAAACTCGGAAAGAAGACCAGAAGATATCGGGCTTGCAGAATTTCCTGCAAACTTTGAACAAGAGGCAAGAGAAGGAAG GGACTCAACACAGCTCCCCTGGAGAGGCTGAGGCTGAGCAGCCAAAAATGGCATCTCCCCTAATGCACATTGAGGGGTTCCTGGCTGCGCTCACAAAcgcaaaccaagatggaagaGTCATCCTCACCCGGCAAG GCACTTTAGCTCTGAGCAGCCTCAAGTTTCTTCTTCTGAATCCAGCGGTGCACTTTGCCCAGGTGCTGAAGGAGTGTCGGGCCGTGGTCATTGCTGGAGGCACCATGCAGCCG GTGGCCGATTTCCGGGAGCAGCTGCTTGTCTGCGCTGGTGTTGGTGCCGACAGGATCGAGGAGTTCTCCTGCG GTCACGTGATTCCCCCAGACAACATTTTACCCATCATCCTCTGCAGTGGCCCATCCAACCAGCAGCTGGAATTCACCTATGAGAAGCGAGGCCTACCTCAGATG ATGGCTGAGGTGGGACGGATCCTTTGCAACCTGTGCAACGTCGTccctgggggcgtggtgtgctTCTTCCCCTCTTACGAGTACGAGAAGCAGGTTTATACGCATTGGGAGAAGACCGGGGTGCTTACCCAGCTGGCCTCTAAAAAGAAG aTATTTCAGGAACCAAAGCGAGCAAACCAGGTGGAGCAGGTGTTGGCTGAATATGCCAAGTGCGTCAAG CGTTGCAGCCAGTCAGGAGGCCCCATGACAGGAGCGCTGCTGTTCTCTGTCGTTGGTGGGAAAATGAGCGAAGGAATCAATTTTTCTGATGacctgggaag GTGTGTGATCTTGGTGGGCATGCCTTACCCCAACATCAAGTCTCCAGAACTTCAAGAGAAAATGGCATACCTTGACAAGACTATG ccaaaaACTGCAGGCCAGGCACCAGGCAGAACTCTGATTGAGAACTTGTGCATGAAAGCAGTCAACCAGTCAATAG GGAGAGCAATTCGCCATCAAAAGGACTTTGCCAGCATTGTGCTCTTAGATCACAGGTATGCCCGCCCAGCTATTTTCAACAAACTACCTCAGTGGATCAAGAGCAGGACTCAGACCAAACCTGTCTTTGGGCCAGCCTTTGCAGCACTAAGAAAG TTTCATGTGGAGAAGAGATCAAGTTGTGAGTCTTTACCCTTCAGATAA